A window of the Sphaerobacter thermophilus DSM 20745 genome harbors these coding sequences:
- a CDS encoding diacylglycerol/lipid kinase family protein yields the protein MIQEVDAIINPASGNGRNRRVWPGVAGRLRARGITVREHLTSAPGDATRLARDLVLGGAREILVAGGDGTLNEVVNGLFDDGRPLAPDVVVSVVPCGTGRDFSRSLGIRNTDHALSVLTDGKVYTVDVGRITYQEDGAARNRYFLNVADVGLGAETAALLNRSSKALGPFLAYFLGAARTILTFRGHVARVVVDGQTIFHGPIGMVVLANGRYHAGGMDMAPMASLTDGLFEVLVLREVPRRILLGSLLPRVYRGRHIGHAAVLHLTGREVMVEAEGTLLFECDGEQPGATDIRAVVLPRSLRVRAANDLTMPVAATSRR from the coding sequence ATGATCCAGGAGGTCGACGCCATCATCAACCCCGCCTCGGGGAACGGCCGCAACCGGCGGGTCTGGCCGGGCGTGGCTGGGCGCCTCCGCGCCCGGGGCATCACCGTCCGAGAACACCTGACGAGCGCCCCCGGCGACGCGACTCGCCTGGCACGCGACCTCGTCCTCGGCGGCGCGCGGGAGATCCTGGTGGCGGGCGGCGACGGCACGCTGAACGAGGTGGTCAACGGTCTCTTCGACGACGGCCGACCGCTCGCGCCCGACGTCGTCGTCTCCGTCGTCCCCTGCGGCACAGGGCGCGACTTCTCCCGCTCCCTCGGCATCCGCAACACCGACCATGCCCTGTCGGTTCTGACCGACGGGAAGGTCTACACGGTGGACGTCGGGCGGATCACCTATCAGGAGGACGGCGCCGCCCGCAACCGCTACTTCCTGAACGTGGCCGATGTCGGCCTCGGCGCGGAAACCGCCGCACTGCTCAACCGCTCGTCCAAGGCCCTCGGCCCGTTCCTTGCCTACTTCCTGGGCGCGGCACGGACGATCCTCACCTTCCGCGGCCACGTCGCGCGCGTCGTGGTCGACGGCCAGACGATATTCCACGGGCCGATCGGGATGGTGGTGCTTGCCAACGGCCGCTATCACGCGGGCGGCATGGACATGGCCCCGATGGCCTCGCTGACTGACGGGCTGTTCGAGGTGCTGGTGCTGCGGGAGGTCCCGCGCCGGATCCTGCTCGGGTCGCTCCTGCCGCGGGTTTACCGGGGGCGGCACATCGGGCACGCGGCGGTGCTCCACCTGACTGGCCGGGAGGTCATGGTCGAGGCAGAGGGTACATTGCTCTTCGAGTGCGACGGTGAGCAGCCTGGGGCGACCGATATCCGCGCCGTCGTCTTGCCCCGTTCCCTCCGTGTGCGAGCCGCAAACGACCTGACCATGCCGGTTGCGGCAACTTCGCGCCGTTGA
- a CDS encoding metal-dependent hydrolase family protein: protein MAANYVIHDVAIFDGERLLDGRHTVVIDAGRIADILPAGAVPASLLGEARSSGRLVAGDGRTLLPGLIDLHVHLTWSAGADPVATLALETPEQTLLRSVGHGLAQRDAGITTVRDLGSPHDLAIRLAEAVAAGWVPGPRIVASGRTLIMTGGHDPFWGLMVDGPAEALKGVRTQLFAGAQVIKVSATGGVYGRAAGEAVDDVELLPEELAIITQQAHRRGVKVAAHAIGEEGITNCLDAGVDTIEHGHFLTREQARRMADAGTILVPTLFVYQQVAGAAGVPEYASAKARAIVERHREAVAIARDAGVRIGAGSDAGSPGTPHPSLVEEIECLVGAGLPPTEALAAATSIAAEALGLEGEIGRVRAGLAADLILVEGDPTTSVAALRHVTHVWQSGRLTVRPM from the coding sequence GTGGCAGCAAACTACGTCATCCACGACGTGGCGATCTTCGACGGCGAGCGGCTCCTGGACGGCCGCCACACGGTGGTCATCGACGCCGGCCGCATCGCGGACATCCTGCCGGCGGGTGCGGTGCCGGCCAGCCTGCTGGGCGAGGCACGGAGCAGCGGACGGCTGGTCGCGGGGGATGGCCGCACGCTGCTCCCCGGGCTGATCGACCTGCACGTCCACCTGACCTGGAGCGCGGGCGCCGATCCGGTCGCGACCCTGGCGCTGGAGACGCCGGAGCAGACGTTGCTCCGGAGTGTGGGCCACGGGCTGGCGCAGCGCGACGCGGGTATCACCACGGTGCGCGACCTGGGCTCGCCTCACGACCTGGCGATCCGCCTGGCGGAAGCGGTCGCGGCCGGGTGGGTGCCCGGCCCGCGCATCGTCGCCTCCGGCCGCACCTTGATCATGACCGGCGGCCACGATCCCTTCTGGGGCCTTATGGTGGATGGCCCGGCCGAGGCGCTGAAGGGAGTTCGCACCCAGCTCTTCGCCGGAGCCCAGGTCATCAAGGTCTCCGCCACCGGCGGGGTCTATGGCCGCGCGGCCGGAGAGGCGGTTGACGACGTGGAGCTGCTGCCGGAGGAGCTGGCGATCATCACCCAGCAGGCCCACCGGCGTGGGGTGAAGGTCGCGGCGCACGCCATCGGTGAGGAGGGGATCACCAACTGCCTCGACGCCGGGGTCGATACCATCGAGCACGGCCACTTCCTGACCCGCGAGCAGGCCAGGCGCATGGCCGATGCGGGCACCATCCTGGTGCCGACGCTCTTCGTCTACCAGCAGGTCGCGGGCGCGGCCGGGGTGCCGGAGTACGCCAGCGCCAAGGCCCGGGCCATCGTCGAGCGTCACCGGGAAGCGGTCGCCATCGCGCGCGACGCCGGGGTGCGCATCGGCGCGGGGTCGGATGCCGGGTCCCCGGGCACCCCGCACCCGTCGCTGGTGGAAGAGATCGAGTGCCTGGTCGGGGCAGGGCTGCCGCCGACAGAAGCGCTCGCGGCGGCCACCAGCATCGCAGCCGAGGCTCTGGGTCTGGAGGGCGAGATCGGCCGGGTGCGCGCCGGGCTGGCGGCCGACCTGATCCTGGTCGAGGGAGACCCCACCACCAGCGTCGCCGCCCTGCGACACGTGACCCACGTCTGGCAGAGCGGCCGGCTCACCGTGCGGCCCATGTAG
- a CDS encoding M23 family metallopeptidase → MRYASVASAGGPDFSIPAFGGVGLSGYLSAAGVSVTVPQLEVATYMTVEGQTVADVARETGRTVETLLAANNLMDAESELPAGTSLRVPPTDGILHTVVEGDTVESLAATYGVEPSAIRDYLPNGLSAGAPLVVGRDVMIPGGTRPAPLPIPSRVAVAPHGPTPIEPGTPAPEAPEVGVATGSFIWPTEGIITQYFHEGHSGWDIANQIYTPLYAADGGVVTFAGWNDYGLGYAVSIDHGNGFVTWYGHLAEEPAVSVGQPVAQGDYIGPMGSTGYSTGPHLHFIIELDGVYQDPALYLH, encoded by the coding sequence ATGCGGTATGCCTCAGTCGCGAGCGCGGGCGGGCCGGATTTCTCCATCCCGGCGTTTGGCGGGGTTGGCCTGAGCGGCTACCTGAGCGCTGCGGGTGTGTCGGTCACGGTGCCCCAACTCGAGGTCGCCACCTACATGACGGTCGAGGGGCAGACGGTGGCCGACGTGGCGCGGGAGACCGGCCGCACGGTCGAGACGCTGCTGGCCGCCAACAATCTGATGGATGCCGAGAGCGAGTTGCCGGCCGGTACGTCGCTGCGGGTGCCGCCGACCGACGGCATCCTGCACACGGTCGTCGAGGGCGACACCGTCGAGTCGCTGGCCGCGACCTACGGGGTGGAGCCCTCCGCCATCCGCGACTATCTCCCGAACGGGTTGAGCGCCGGGGCGCCGCTCGTGGTCGGGCGCGATGTCATGATCCCCGGAGGGACGCGACCCGCGCCGCTGCCCATCCCGTCGCGGGTCGCCGTTGCGCCGCACGGGCCGACGCCGATCGAGCCCGGCACGCCGGCACCCGAAGCACCGGAGGTGGGCGTTGCGACCGGGTCCTTCATCTGGCCCACCGAAGGCATCATCACCCAGTACTTCCACGAGGGCCACAGCGGGTGGGACATCGCCAACCAGATCTATACGCCGCTCTACGCGGCCGACGGCGGGGTGGTCACCTTCGCGGGCTGGAATGACTACGGCCTGGGCTACGCCGTCAGCATCGACCACGGCAACGGCTTCGTGACCTGGTACGGCCACCTGGCCGAGGAGCCCGCGGTGTCGGTCGGGCAGCCGGTCGCGCAGGGGGACTACATCGGCCCGATGGGCAGCACCGGCTACTCGACAGGGCCGCACTTGCACTTCATCATCGAGCTCGACGGGGTCTACCAGGACCCGGCGCTGTACCTTCACTAG
- a CDS encoding rod shape-determining protein, with the protein MIRPLSALFGLFSRDLGIDLGTANTLVYVRGKGIVISEPSVVAVDKKTRRALAVGVEAKAMVGKTPETIVAVRPLKDGVIADFDTVEMMLHYFIRKVHVQRFMAPHPRVVIGIPSGVTEVEKRAAKDAALSAGAREAYTIEEPMAAAIGAGLPINEAVGSMIVDIGGGTTEVAIISLGGIVVNYSIRVAGDEIDDAIIQFARRDHNLVIGERTAENAKIAAGSAYPLEEERRVTLRGRDLLTGLPKAVEVSSVEIRDAISGPVNTIIDLIKTCVEETPPELIADIMERGIVLAGGGALLMGLDKRLQAELRMPVYRADDPLTCVARGTGRVAEALHLYQRALAGGQELRRPSR; encoded by the coding sequence ATGATCCGACCGCTCAGCGCGCTGTTCGGCCTGTTCAGCCGCGATCTCGGGATCGATCTCGGGACTGCCAACACCCTCGTCTACGTGCGCGGGAAGGGCATCGTTATCTCCGAGCCGTCGGTCGTCGCCGTCGATAAGAAGACAAGGCGCGCCCTCGCTGTTGGGGTCGAGGCGAAGGCGATGGTCGGCAAGACGCCGGAGACTATCGTGGCCGTCCGCCCGCTGAAGGACGGGGTCATTGCCGACTTCGACACCGTCGAGATGATGCTGCACTACTTCATCCGCAAGGTGCACGTGCAGCGCTTCATGGCCCCCCATCCGCGAGTTGTCATCGGTATCCCCAGCGGTGTAACCGAGGTTGAGAAGCGCGCTGCGAAAGACGCGGCGCTCAGCGCGGGCGCGCGCGAGGCGTACACCATCGAGGAGCCGATGGCGGCCGCCATCGGGGCCGGCCTGCCGATCAACGAGGCAGTCGGCAGCATGATCGTTGACATCGGCGGTGGCACAACCGAGGTCGCGATCATCTCGCTCGGTGGCATCGTTGTGAACTACTCGATTCGCGTCGCGGGGGACGAGATCGACGACGCGATCATCCAGTTTGCCCGACGAGACCACAACCTGGTGATCGGCGAGCGAACGGCGGAGAACGCCAAGATCGCTGCCGGTTCGGCCTACCCGCTTGAAGAAGAGCGGCGCGTCACGCTGCGCGGACGCGACCTGCTCACCGGTCTGCCAAAGGCGGTCGAGGTCAGCAGCGTCGAGATCCGCGACGCCATCTCCGGCCCGGTCAACACGATCATCGACCTGATCAAGACCTGCGTCGAGGAGACGCCGCCCGAGTTGATCGCGGACATCATGGAGCGCGGCATCGTGCTGGCGGGCGGCGGGGCGCTGCTGATGGGCCTCGACAAGCGTTTGCAGGCGGAGTTGCGGATGCCGGTCTACCGCGCGGACGACCCGTTGACCTGCGTGGCGCGGGGTACCGGCCGCGTGGCGGAGGCGCTCCACCTCTACCAGCGGGCGCTCGCGGGCGGGCAGGAGTTGCGCCGGCCGAGCCGGTAA
- the mreC gene encoding rod shape-determining protein MreC, which translates to MLSLTLRQTAILILLFVVTSSGLILLDQRNRLDPIRTGAEQVLGPLNDSFNRLGRAIGNLGTDDSELARQLAAVTAERDQLLAENVRLRQLEQEVVQLREQLGFQTAHAELRTLPATVIGRDPEGSRQYVVIDRGSNDGVAVGMAVVSPNFFVGQVTEVAPDRARVTLAIDSSYQVGGLIQRSGADGIVYGRWQSGGHMTLRYLDPAADVAEGDLVVTSGQTARVPAGLVIGRVTQVHRNVQADTVSADLAPMLDYSQLSTLTVILGTADGQ; encoded by the coding sequence ATGTTGTCGCTGACACTCCGCCAGACGGCTATCCTCATTCTGCTCTTCGTCGTGACCAGCAGCGGCCTGATCCTGCTCGACCAGCGCAACCGGCTCGACCCGATCCGCACCGGTGCCGAGCAGGTTCTCGGCCCCCTCAATGACAGCTTCAACCGCCTCGGCCGGGCCATCGGCAATCTCGGCACGGACGATTCGGAGCTCGCGCGACAACTCGCCGCTGTCACTGCCGAGCGCGATCAACTCCTGGCCGAGAACGTGCGGCTGCGCCAGCTCGAGCAGGAGGTGGTACAGCTCCGTGAACAGCTCGGCTTCCAGACGGCACACGCCGAGTTGCGCACACTCCCGGCGACTGTGATCGGTCGCGACCCCGAGGGTTCGCGGCAGTATGTCGTGATCGACCGGGGGAGCAACGACGGCGTCGCGGTCGGCATGGCCGTCGTCAGCCCGAACTTCTTCGTCGGCCAGGTCACCGAGGTGGCGCCGGATCGCGCCCGGGTGACGCTGGCGATCGACTCCTCGTATCAGGTCGGCGGGCTGATCCAGCGGAGCGGGGCCGACGGTATCGTCTACGGCCGCTGGCAGTCGGGTGGCCACATGACCCTGCGCTACCTGGACCCGGCCGCCGACGTGGCCGAGGGGGACCTGGTGGTCACCTCCGGCCAGACGGCGCGCGTCCCGGCGGGGCTGGTGATCGGCCGGGTGACGCAGGTCCACCGGAACGTGCAGGCCGACACCGTCAGCGCCGACCTTGCCCCGATGCTCGACTACAGCCAGCTCAGTACCCTGACGGTGATTCTCGGCACCGCCGACGGGCAGTAG
- a CDS encoding MurT ligase domain-containing protein: protein MDPRLALAVMAGKASAFLIRRLGRGGGTAAPGVIASMIDPAVLDKLARQVDGGCVVVAGTNGKTTTSRMLAGILTQSGRRVIHNRSGSNLVRGITAAFAEQSALTGRPRGDVAVIESDEAAFPEVVRRTRPRLVLLLNLFRDQLDRYGELDTIATRWGETLRALPAEATVVVNADDPALATLTEGLTATRRTFGMTDGRYQLEDLPHAADAAVCRRCGAPLRYERLFLSHLGDYTCTACGYQRPALDVAARDVQLCGLEGLTLTLHTADGPIAVRAGVPGLYNAYNALAAAAAALTLGVRPEAVTEGLERFRSAFGRIERVTYRGRKLVIVLVKNPVGFNEVLRMLEMGGAAPTLILINDLDADGRDVSWLWDVDAERLLDVPVPLYTGGIRGDDMALRLKYAGIPEERLVPLGDLPDALDTFVDDLPADGTGFILPTYTAMLRLRELLAARGVVQAFWEE from the coding sequence ATGGACCCGCGACTCGCGCTGGCGGTCATGGCCGGGAAGGCAAGCGCGTTCCTCATTCGCCGGCTCGGCCGGGGCGGCGGGACCGCCGCACCCGGTGTGATCGCCAGCATGATCGACCCGGCGGTGCTCGACAAACTGGCGCGACAGGTGGACGGGGGCTGCGTCGTGGTGGCGGGCACGAACGGCAAGACCACCACGTCGCGCATGCTGGCCGGCATCCTGACGCAGTCCGGGCGACGGGTGATCCACAACCGCTCCGGCTCGAACCTGGTGCGCGGCATCACCGCCGCCTTTGCCGAGCAGTCGGCCCTTACCGGACGACCGCGCGGCGACGTGGCCGTGATCGAGTCCGACGAGGCGGCCTTCCCCGAGGTGGTGCGCCGCACCCGCCCGCGCCTGGTGCTCTTGCTGAACCTCTTCCGCGACCAACTGGACCGCTACGGCGAGCTGGATACCATCGCCACCCGGTGGGGCGAGACGCTGCGGGCACTGCCCGCGGAAGCGACCGTCGTCGTGAATGCCGACGACCCGGCCCTGGCGACGCTCACCGAAGGGCTCACGGCGACGCGCCGCACCTTTGGCATGACCGACGGCCGCTACCAGCTCGAAGACCTGCCGCACGCGGCCGACGCCGCCGTTTGCCGCCGCTGCGGCGCGCCACTCCGCTACGAGCGGCTCTTCCTCTCGCACCTGGGCGACTACACCTGCACGGCTTGCGGGTACCAGCGTCCCGCGCTCGACGTCGCGGCGCGCGACGTGCAGCTCTGCGGGCTGGAGGGGCTCACGCTCACGCTCCACACCGCGGACGGTCCGATCGCGGTCCGCGCCGGGGTGCCCGGGCTGTACAACGCGTACAACGCCCTGGCCGCCGCAGCCGCCGCGCTCACCCTCGGCGTTCGTCCCGAGGCGGTCACCGAGGGGCTGGAGCGCTTCCGCTCCGCCTTCGGGCGGATCGAGCGGGTCACCTACCGCGGCCGGAAGCTGGTGATCGTGCTGGTCAAGAACCCGGTCGGCTTCAACGAGGTACTGCGCATGCTGGAGATGGGCGGCGCGGCCCCGACGCTGATCCTGATCAACGACCTGGACGCCGACGGGCGCGACGTCTCCTGGCTGTGGGATGTCGACGCCGAGCGGCTGCTGGACGTGCCCGTGCCGCTCTACACCGGAGGTATCCGCGGGGACGACATGGCGCTGCGCCTCAAGTACGCCGGGATCCCCGAGGAGCGGCTGGTGCCGCTGGGCGACCTGCCGGACGCGCTCGACACCTTCGTGGACGACCTCCCGGCCGACGGCACCGGCTTCATCCTGCCGACCTACACCGCCATGCTGCGCCTGCGCGAGCTCCTTGCGGCACGTGGCGTGGTGCAGGCGTTCTGGGAGGAGTGA
- a CDS encoding type 1 glutamine amidotransferase, with product MKLTICWLYGSTMNIYGDRGNVLALAQRCRWRGIEAEVVTLGVGEPLEAGRYDLFFWGGGQDREQVAVAADISGPKGEVLRAEVEAGVPLLAVCGGYQLLGRFYRPHDGPELPGIGLFDAWTIAGNERFIGNIVVDSDEFGEVVGFENHSGRTYLGPGARPLGRVRVGRGNNGEDGTEGCRYRNAIGCYLHGALLPKNPAIADFLIAAALRRRYGEVTLSPLDDTIEAAARAAAVQRAVGTR from the coding sequence ATGAAGCTCACCATCTGCTGGCTCTACGGCAGCACCATGAACATCTACGGCGACCGCGGCAATGTGCTGGCGCTGGCGCAGCGCTGCCGCTGGCGGGGTATTGAGGCCGAGGTAGTCACGCTCGGCGTGGGCGAGCCGCTGGAGGCCGGCCGCTACGACCTCTTCTTCTGGGGCGGCGGGCAAGACCGGGAGCAGGTTGCCGTCGCCGCCGACATCAGCGGGCCGAAGGGTGAGGTGCTGCGGGCCGAGGTCGAGGCCGGCGTGCCGCTCCTGGCCGTCTGCGGCGGGTACCAGCTCCTCGGTCGTTTCTACCGGCCGCATGACGGGCCGGAGTTGCCGGGGATCGGCCTGTTCGACGCCTGGACCATCGCCGGGAACGAGCGCTTCATCGGCAACATCGTGGTCGACAGCGACGAGTTCGGCGAGGTGGTGGGCTTCGAGAACCACAGCGGCCGGACCTATCTCGGTCCGGGGGCTCGGCCACTGGGCCGCGTGCGCGTCGGCCGGGGGAACAACGGGGAGGACGGCACCGAAGGCTGCCGCTACCGGAACGCCATCGGCTGCTACCTGCACGGCGCGCTCCTGCCGAAGAACCCGGCGATCGCCGACTTCCTGATCGCCGCCGCACTGCGCCGCCGCTACGGGGAGGTCACCCTGTCCCCGCTCGACGACACCATCGAGGCCGCGGCTCGTGCGGCAGCTGTGCAGCGCGCGGTCGGGACGCGATGA
- a CDS encoding metallophosphoesterase family protein has protein sequence MRVAVISDTHGNLYALDAVLADIDATGPFDEVIMAGDFAFGGPFPAECVERIRERGYRAVRGNTDEFIVEVATDGARPAGATEAQRHGPAQIEIDRWVVERLTAEQVEYLAGLPLSLTVPDERGEALTVVHATPWSSHDVLSPDAPEEAVARVLDAAGTAAVGYGHIHVQYQRRLDGRLIAAVGTVGLPFDGDQRAGYAVFTSGPDGWSVEFRRVAYDVDAAIEATLRSGVPNAEGVAAILRTARPANR, from the coding sequence ATGCGGGTGGCGGTGATCTCGGATACTCACGGCAACCTGTACGCGCTCGACGCCGTGCTGGCCGATATCGACGCGACCGGGCCGTTCGATGAGGTCATCATGGCCGGCGACTTCGCCTTCGGCGGTCCGTTCCCAGCCGAGTGCGTGGAGCGCATCCGTGAGCGCGGCTACCGCGCGGTGCGCGGCAACACCGACGAGTTCATCGTCGAGGTCGCGACCGACGGCGCCCGGCCGGCGGGCGCGACAGAGGCCCAGCGGCACGGTCCGGCCCAGATCGAGATCGACCGCTGGGTGGTCGAACGCCTCACGGCCGAGCAGGTCGAGTACCTGGCCGGCCTCCCGCTCTCGTTGACGGTGCCCGACGAGCGCGGCGAAGCTCTTACCGTGGTCCACGCGACACCCTGGAGCAGCCACGACGTGCTGTCGCCGGACGCGCCGGAGGAGGCGGTGGCGCGGGTGCTCGACGCTGCCGGGACTGCTGCCGTCGGCTACGGGCACATCCATGTGCAGTACCAGCGGCGCCTCGACGGGCGGCTCATCGCGGCGGTCGGCACCGTCGGCCTGCCGTTCGATGGGGACCAGCGCGCGGGCTACGCTGTCTTCACCAGCGGACCCGACGGCTGGTCGGTCGAGTTCCGCCGGGTGGCGTACGACGTGGATGCGGCGATCGAGGCGACACTGCGCAGCGGTGTGCCGAACGCTGAGGGCGTCGCCGCGATCCTGCGCACGGCTCGCCCGGCCAACCGCTAG
- the trxA gene encoding thioredoxin — protein sequence MSKPVTVSDATFDQEVLKSDVPVLVDFWAVWCGPCRMVAPILDEIAEEKAGSLKVAKVNVDENARVAAQLGITSIPTLILYKDGQPVERIIGAHPKQRLLQQIEKHLS from the coding sequence ATGTCTAAGCCCGTAACGGTCAGCGATGCCACGTTCGATCAGGAAGTGCTCAAGTCCGATGTGCCTGTCCTGGTCGACTTCTGGGCCGTCTGGTGCGGACCGTGCCGCATGGTCGCACCGATCCTCGATGAAATCGCCGAAGAGAAGGCCGGCTCGCTGAAGGTCGCCAAGGTCAACGTCGATGAGAACGCACGCGTGGCCGCCCAGTTGGGCATCACCAGCATCCCGACGCTGATCCTGTACAAGGACGGCCAGCCGGTCGAGCGGATCATCGGCGCCCACCCGAAGCAGCGCCTGCTGCAGCAAATCGAAAAGCACCTGAGCTAG
- a CDS encoding glycosyltransferase family 4 protein, whose amino-acid sequence MRWTAIYSTTSAASCPAPRALSAGEGSGIIRPDMDVAHCRVALDGRFLQQPTTGSGQYSLHLWQALAATADEPTTVLVRPDLPMPVDPQLGGGAAGTTDTIRVPIPPWVRHDKAEKLWWEQRGLLRGARQAGARLLHVPYFAGPRFTRLPLVITVHDVIPFIFPEYGGGRLMRLYLRLVSAVARRADAIITDSDCSRRDITAWLGIPSERIHVIPLAVDPAIRPSDDPETASALRARYGLPGPVIFNVGGLDARKNVPVLIEAFAQALPDLPPETRLVIAGRAHSGNQRLYPPLEPVIRRLGVEERVVLTGSITDEEKVALYNLADLYVFPSLYEGFGLSPLEAMACGTPVIAANRSSLPEVVGQGGLLVDPTPERLAAAMVSVMRDERLRRSLARRALEQAETFSWQRTAEQTRAVYRSVLASATPAPA is encoded by the coding sequence GTGCGGTGGACGGCCATCTATTCCACCACCAGCGCGGCCAGTTGCCCGGCTCCGCGGGCGCTTTCGGCCGGGGAGGGCTCTGGTATAATCCGACCCGACATGGACGTCGCGCACTGCCGGGTGGCCCTCGACGGCCGGTTTCTCCAACAGCCTACCACAGGAAGTGGTCAATATTCCTTGCACTTGTGGCAGGCGCTCGCCGCGACTGCGGACGAGCCGACTACGGTGTTGGTCCGGCCGGACCTGCCGATGCCGGTCGACCCGCAGCTCGGTGGGGGCGCTGCGGGAACGACCGACACGATCCGCGTGCCGATTCCGCCCTGGGTGCGGCATGACAAGGCCGAAAAACTCTGGTGGGAGCAGCGCGGGTTGCTGCGCGGCGCGCGGCAGGCTGGAGCAAGGCTGCTGCACGTTCCCTACTTCGCCGGTCCGCGATTCACCCGGCTCCCGCTTGTGATCACCGTGCACGATGTCATCCCGTTCATCTTCCCTGAGTACGGCGGGGGGCGTCTGATGCGCCTGTATCTCCGGCTGGTCAGTGCCGTCGCGCGACGTGCCGATGCCATCATCACCGACTCCGACTGCTCGCGGCGCGACATCACCGCCTGGCTCGGGATTCCGTCAGAGCGGATCCACGTCATCCCGCTCGCGGTTGATCCGGCGATTCGCCCGAGCGACGACCCGGAGACGGCGTCCGCGTTGCGCGCCCGCTACGGGCTGCCGGGGCCGGTGATCTTCAATGTGGGTGGGCTCGACGCGCGAAAGAACGTCCCCGTGTTGATCGAAGCCTTTGCCCAGGCTCTGCCCGACCTGCCGCCGGAGACACGCCTCGTCATCGCCGGGCGGGCGCACTCCGGGAACCAGCGGCTCTACCCGCCGCTGGAGCCGGTGATCCGCCGGCTCGGCGTTGAGGAGCGGGTCGTCCTGACCGGCTCGATTACGGACGAGGAGAAGGTCGCGCTCTACAACCTTGCCGATCTCTACGTCTTCCCCTCCCTCTACGAGGGGTTTGGCCTGTCGCCGCTGGAGGCAATGGCCTGCGGCACGCCGGTGATCGCGGCGAATCGCTCCAGCCTGCCCGAGGTTGTCGGCCAGGGCGGGCTGCTGGTCGACCCGACGCCGGAGCGACTGGCGGCGGCGATGGTGTCGGTTATGCGTGACGAGCGCCTGCGCCGCAGCCTCGCGCGGCGCGCCCTGGAGCAGGCTGAGACGTTCTCATGGCAGCGGACGGCTGAGCAGACCCGAGCCGTCTACCGATCGGTGCTGGCGAGCGCGACGCCGGCTCCCGCCTAG
- a CDS encoding glycosyltransferase has translation MKILMLSKALVTGVYQKKLEELARLPGVELMAVVPPYWLEERVGVLRLERRYTEGYRLVELPMVFNGRHHIHFYPRLGRIVRDFRPDIFHIDEEPYNTVTFHASVLGRMVGARVVFFTWQNLYRRYPPPFRLFELANYRMAAAAVAGINDAAEVLRRKGYRGRLEVIPQFGVDPDLFQPRSDPRPRDLPRIGYAGRLVPEKGVDVLIDAFARLRNRAQLHIIGSGTERTRLEMQAGALGVRDRVLFRGAVPAADMPQALAELDVLVIPSRTRRNWKEQFGRVIIEAMACQVPVVGSDSGEIPGTIGDAGVVVPEGDAAALAAALDDLLSNEEKRLALARRARQRVLDHFTQRAIAERYYRLYRSLLPVGRDGQVWERVPDTEGIERVPR, from the coding sequence GTGAAGATCCTCATGCTATCGAAGGCGCTGGTGACCGGCGTCTACCAGAAGAAGCTGGAAGAGCTGGCCCGGCTTCCCGGCGTGGAACTCATGGCGGTCGTGCCGCCGTACTGGCTCGAGGAGCGGGTCGGGGTGCTGCGCCTGGAGCGCCGCTACACCGAGGGCTACCGCCTCGTCGAGCTGCCGATGGTCTTCAACGGCCGTCACCATATTCATTTCTATCCACGGCTCGGCCGGATCGTGCGCGACTTCCGCCCCGACATCTTCCACATCGACGAGGAGCCGTACAACACGGTGACCTTCCACGCGTCGGTGCTGGGCCGCATGGTCGGCGCGCGCGTGGTCTTCTTCACCTGGCAGAACCTCTATCGCCGCTATCCGCCACCCTTCCGCCTGTTCGAGCTGGCCAACTACCGCATGGCCGCTGCGGCGGTGGCGGGAATCAACGACGCTGCGGAGGTATTGCGGCGCAAGGGCTATCGCGGACGGCTCGAGGTCATCCCGCAGTTCGGTGTCGACCCCGATCTCTTCCAACCACGATCCGATCCGCGCCCGCGCGACCTGCCGCGGATCGGGTACGCCGGCCGGCTGGTGCCGGAGAAGGGCGTCGACGTGCTGATCGACGCCTTCGCCCGGCTGCGCAACCGCGCGCAACTCCACATCATCGGCAGCGGCACGGAACGGACGCGCCTGGAGATGCAGGCGGGGGCGCTGGGCGTGCGCGACCGCGTGCTGTTCCGCGGCGCCGTCCCGGCGGCCGACATGCCCCAGGCGCTGGCCGAACTCGACGTGCTGGTGATCCCGTCCCGCACGCGGCGGAACTGGAAGGAGCAGTTCGGCCGCGTCATCATCGAGGCGATGGCGTGCCAGGTGCCGGTGGTCGGCTCCGACTCCGGCGAGATCCCGGGCACGATCGGCGACGCCGGGGTGGTCGTGCCGGAGGGTGACGCGGCGGCGCTGGCGGCGGCCCTCGACGACCTCCTGAGCAACGAGGAGAAGCGCCTGGCGCTGGCGCGGCGCGCGCGCCAGCGCGTGCTGGATCACTTCACGCAGCGGGCGATCGCCGAGCGATACTACCGGCTCTACCGGTCGCTGCTGCCGGTCGGGCGCGACGGCCAGGTCTGGGAACGGGTGCCGGACACGGAGGGCATCGAGCGCGTACCGCGCTAG